Proteins from a genomic interval of Hydrogenophaga sp. PAMC20947:
- the hisC gene encoding histidinol-phosphate transaminase, whose translation MLNSPTRFIRQDVQSMHAYAIQNAEGMVKLDAMENPFTLSSALQAELGARLGAVAINRYPGARVEDLKKALAAYVNLPEGYALMVGNGSDELISLLAMACDVPGASILAPMPGFVMYAVAAQLQGLAFHGVPLTAEFELDEAAMLATMHQHQPAITYIAYPNNPTANLWDAAVIRRLIQEAATFGGLVVMDEAYQPFSSHSWLDEIRAHPAANAHVLLMRTLSKFGLAGVRLGYLVGPAALVQEVDKLRPPYNVSVLNAECALFALEHAGVFAQQAAQIREQRAVLTDALMNNPGVTVFASDANMVLIRVPDAQRCFDALKADGILVKNVSKMHPLLGECLRLTVGTPAENALLIQALQKTL comes from the coding sequence ATGTTGAACAGCCCCACGAGATTCATCCGCCAAGACGTCCAGTCCATGCACGCCTACGCGATTCAGAACGCGGAGGGGATGGTCAAGCTCGACGCGATGGAGAACCCCTTCACCTTGTCATCTGCGCTTCAGGCTGAATTGGGCGCACGTTTGGGCGCGGTTGCGATCAACCGCTACCCAGGTGCCCGAGTCGAAGACTTGAAAAAGGCCTTGGCCGCCTATGTGAACCTGCCAGAAGGGTATGCCCTGATGGTGGGAAACGGCTCTGACGAGTTGATTTCCCTGCTGGCCATGGCCTGTGATGTGCCGGGTGCCTCCATCTTGGCGCCTATGCCCGGCTTTGTCATGTATGCCGTGGCCGCACAACTGCAGGGTCTGGCTTTTCACGGCGTTCCACTGACGGCCGAGTTTGAGCTGGATGAGGCCGCCATGTTGGCCACCATGCACCAACATCAACCCGCCATCACCTACATCGCCTACCCCAACAACCCCACCGCCAATCTTTGGGATGCCGCCGTGATCCGTCGGCTGATCCAGGAGGCAGCCACCTTCGGAGGCTTGGTGGTGATGGATGAGGCTTACCAGCCGTTCTCAAGCCACAGCTGGCTCGATGAAATTCGTGCCCATCCGGCCGCCAATGCCCATGTGTTGCTGATGCGCACGTTGTCCAAGTTTGGTCTGGCTGGAGTGCGTCTGGGCTACCTGGTCGGGCCGGCCGCATTGGTACAGGAAGTGGACAAGCTGCGCCCACCCTACAACGTCAGTGTGCTCAATGCCGAGTGCGCTTTGTTTGCTTTGGAGCATGCCGGCGTGTTTGCCCAACAGGCCGCCCAGATTCGAGAGCAGCGCGCCGTGTTGACGGACGCGCTGATGAACAATCCCGGCGTGACGGTCTTCGCCAGCGATGCCAACATGGTGCTGATACGTGTGCCGGATGCACAACGGTGCTTCGATGCCCTTAAAGCCGACGGCATTCTGGTCAAGAATGTTTCTAAAATGCACCCACTGCTGGGCGAATGCCTGCGTTTGACGGTGGGCACACCCGCAGAAAACGCGTTACTGATTCAAGCCCTGCAGAAAACCCTATGA
- the hisB gene encoding imidazoleglycerol-phosphate dehydratase HisB, whose translation MTSPSPASSPAAIDRVAQVQRDTSETQIGVRVNLDGTGVANLSTGIGFFDHMLDQIARHGLIDLDIQAKGDLHIDGHHTVEDVGIALGQAFAKAVGDKKGIRRYGHAYVPLDEALSRVVIDFSGRPGLHMRVPFKSGMVGQFDTQLAFEFFQGFVNHAGVTLHIDNLHGENAHHQAETVFKAFARALRMALERDPRMGDLIPSTKGSL comes from the coding sequence ATGACTTCCCCGTCCCCAGCTTCTTCCCCGGCCGCGATCGACCGCGTGGCCCAAGTCCAGCGCGACACCTCGGAAACCCAGATCGGCGTGCGCGTCAATCTGGACGGCACGGGCGTTGCCAACCTGTCTACCGGCATCGGGTTTTTTGACCACATGCTCGATCAGATCGCTCGCCACGGCCTCATCGACCTCGATATCCAGGCCAAGGGCGATCTGCACATCGATGGCCACCACACGGTTGAAGACGTGGGCATTGCGCTGGGGCAGGCCTTTGCAAAAGCGGTGGGCGACAAAAAAGGCATCCGACGCTACGGTCACGCCTACGTACCACTGGACGAAGCCTTGTCCCGGGTGGTGATCGATTTCTCCGGTCGACCCGGATTGCACATGCGCGTGCCTTTCAAAAGCGGCATGGTTGGCCAGTTCGACACCCAACTCGCTTTCGAATTCTTTCAGGGCTTTGTGAACCACGCCGGCGTGACCCTGCACATCGACAACCTGCACGGCGAGAATGCTCACCATCAGGCAGAAACCGTCTTCAAGGCCTTCGCCCGGGCTTTGCGCATGGCGCTGGAGCGCGATCCGCGTATGGGTGATCTGATTCCCTCCACCAAAGGCTCGCTCTGA
- the hisH gene encoding imidazole glycerol phosphate synthase subunit HisH, translating to MNTKTVAVVDYGSGNLRSVSQAVAHVAAGSGLSVEVTSDPDAVFRAERIVLPGQGHMGDCTRGLADSGLLEAVLHAAANKPLFGVCVGMQMLLDSSEEGPSKGLGLIPGEVIRFQLEGRLQADGSRFKVPQMGWNAVFHDLGRGPAHPLWNGIADGAYYYFVHSYYARPVDPRHAVGEADFGGRFAAAIARDNIFATQFHPEKSADQGLALYRNFLHWNP from the coding sequence ATGAATACCAAGACAGTCGCCGTGGTGGACTACGGCAGTGGCAATTTGCGCTCGGTGTCGCAAGCCGTGGCTCACGTGGCCGCCGGCAGCGGCCTGTCCGTCGAAGTCACCAGCGATCCTGACGCCGTGTTCCGCGCTGAGCGCATCGTCCTGCCTGGTCAGGGCCACATGGGCGATTGCACCCGGGGCCTGGCCGATTCGGGCTTGCTGGAGGCTGTGTTGCACGCAGCGGCCAACAAACCCCTGTTTGGCGTTTGCGTGGGCATGCAAATGTTGCTGGATAGCAGTGAAGAGGGTCCCTCAAAAGGGCTGGGGCTGATCCCGGGCGAGGTGATCCGGTTCCAGCTGGAAGGCCGGCTGCAGGCCGATGGCAGCCGTTTCAAAGTGCCGCAAATGGGTTGGAACGCCGTGTTTCACGACCTCGGAAGAGGCCCTGCGCACCCTCTGTGGAACGGCATTGCCGATGGCGCCTACTACTATTTTGTCCACAGCTATTACGCCCGGCCCGTCGATCCCCGTCATGCGGTGGGCGAGGCGGACTTTGGCGGACGCTTTGCAGCGGCTATCGCTCGCGACAATATTTTTGCCACCCAGTTTCATCCTGAGAAGAGTGCTGACCAGGGCTTGGCGCTCTACCGTAACTTCCTTCACTGGAACCCCTGA